In Podarcis raffonei isolate rPodRaf1 chromosome 8, rPodRaf1.pri, whole genome shotgun sequence, the genomic window CAAGAGAGCAGCTGCCTGTCATTGTCGACAATGCAGAGCtagggtctgactctgtataaggcagctttgtgtGTTGCAGGAGATTCTCAAGGcaacccacgttgggcaaaagatgcctgcattgcacggggtcggactagatgaccctggggatgggatggatcccttccagctgtacaattccATGACTCTGTGCTTTGCACGtagaaaggtcccaggttcaatccccagcagcatCTTGAGGAAAGGCTGGGgaaaagactccctgtctgaaaaacGCTCCTGCTGTGGAAACGGGCACTCTGCAGATGCCCAGAGGCACTGTGACCATAGTCtccctttaaaattaaaataaaaaaattcagcgggtggcggcggcggctgcagcagcaggaggagcagcgcCAGCCGCGGGATCCGCCTGACGGCCGGGGCTTGCCCTTCCCGCTGGGCCGTCACTCAGCCGCCACCGCCCCGCCTCGCCGTTCACGAGAGAGCCCGTCCGGCTGAGGCGAAGCCAGCGCCTCGCTCCGCGGCCGGGAAGAAGCCGTCCAACCCCCGCTCCGCCCTTGCGTCCTTCGTTCCGagagagccgccgccgccgccgccgccgagcggGCAGACGGGCGAGACGAGGCCGCGCGCTGCTGGTGGGGCGAGCGCGACTAGGCCTCGGAGCCGGGGCCTCGCGTAGCCGCGCCGCCCGGGGGCCATGAGGTAGCGGCCGGGCTGGCGGCGAGCGGCGTCCCGCTGTCTCCTTGCACCTGACTGCTCTGCCCCTTCGCCGTCCTCCATGTGGATGCAGCAGCGGCTGAAGGGGCTGCCGGGCCTGCTGTCGAGCAGCTGGGCGAGGCGCCTGCTGGCCCTGCTGGGCTTCCTGCTGGTGGCCTACTGGTATCTCGGAGGGGCCTGGCCTCGACTCCTGCCCTGGAGTTCCCGGCAGCCGCCCGGGGGCGCGGCGGGGCTCTGCCTGCAGGCCGAGACGCGGGCCTGGCAGGCCTGGGCGCAGCAAGGGGAAGCCAGGCTGCTGCCCCAGGCCCCCGGGCACCCGGCAGGCAGCGACGATGCCAGCTCCCCACCCGCCCTGGTGGGCAACGGCTACCTGCTGCTGGACGCTACAGCCAACCGGCTCTGGGTGGCAGCCTCGGCGGGGAAAGGCCCGGCGCCCACCTTGGCCCACGCCACCGAATACGCCGCCTTGGCGCAGCTCCGGCCACCGGCTAATGCGGTTGCCGAAGTGGGGGCTGCCGTGGCCATGCTGAAGGAAGGCGCTGTCCGTTGGGCTCGGTGTGTCCAGACCGGGCCAGCAGCCTCCGAGGCGGCTGGCAGCGGCTGCGTCACCGTCCGGGAGGAGCTGCTAGCCCACCGCGGGCGTCCCCACCTCTACCTGCAGCGAGTAGCCATCGCCAACCCCACTGACCGCTTGGTGGCCTTCGAGGTGTCCGGACCGGCCTCAGCCGCCTCCGGGGGAAATGGCGGCGGGAAGTTCATCACCAGCATGGAGAAGTCGGGAGACCGGCAGTTCTTCCTCTCCTCTGGGCGGGTGCTGCAGCCCGTGGGCGACAAGGTGGtcctggtggtggtggcggccaAGAAGCTGGTCAACCGGGTGCAGGTGGCGCCCAAGTCCCAGTTCGATGAGACCCTGCTGTCCGTGGTCCACACCTCGGAGCCCGTCGAGGCCACCCGTGTGGACGAAGCCTTCGGCAGGCTCCGGGAGGCGGCTAAGAAGGAGATGCTGGAAGTCATGAGGATGAGGACAGAGGACTTGGTGCAGGAACACAGGCAGGCGTGGGCCGACCTGTTTATCTCAGGTGAGAGCTGGGCCGGCGCGGCCCTGGCTTGGAACGAAACAGCAACGTCAAGCTCTATGGTTTCCCCTCGGTCCAGATCCAGGTTCAAGGCGGGGGCTTTTTGCAAAGTGCCCCCTATTCCTGTCTCGGTCTGtcctggcagcagtgggagatgGCCATAGCGGCTGCGCTTTGAATTTCCACTATTTTAATTGCACCCACCAAAGAGCAATGCTACATCAGAGGCATTGTGGGGCATTTAAAGGCTGGTGCCTGcctgataataataattgctgcTGGAAACATATTTGGACTAAATCCCCACCAGCACGCTGGAGCTCACCTGCCAGCACCGGTGCATAATTGAGATTGGATTGATGCTGTTTGTCACTTGCACCTTCCACTGTCTCTCTGAGGGTATTGTAGGGAGGGTGAGATTTGGGAGATGTGCATAAACCATGAGCGATTGGCCTGGGTCTGTGAAAGCAATAGGAGTTACTCCTGGTAGGCATTACATCAGAGGCGTGCCTCTTTCTTGATGTACAGcagggcacaagaagaagcagGCCTTCACATGTGGCTGGACTCGTACTCAGCCCCCACTCAGCATGGCCGGGGgacaggactgatgggagttgtcacctAGCAACACCCGTAGGTTCAGCATTCCTGGTGCACAGAAATCAAGGAGGATTATGTCCAGTAATATAAGAAGTGGTCTTAGATAGAAGTTAACATATTGGACCATttacctcagtattgtccacactggctggtagtggctctccaggggtcttttcccagccctatgtggagatgccaggggtcaaACCTAGGACTGTCTGTGTGCAAATTGGATGCTCTACCACTTCCTTTCCAGAAGGAAGTAGTTCTCTTTCTGGTGGGCAGAGGCATTCTGGGGCAGGTTGCAGTTAGTTTTTCTTCAGTTATGATCCTGCAAACAAAAGATTTCAGAACGGGCACACAATTTtcccttttaaagaagaacatgtGATTGCATTGAACTGCTCACGCTTCACTGTTGCTAGTGATAATATATTGTCCTTTTCGTAGCCTTTAACAGTAGGCTGTTTTGAGAGAGCTAAGAAGTATAAATAAACAAGCTTAAGGGCTTGTTAAACAGAAGCAAGCAACTCATGTGATAGTGATGTTGGGGCTGTTTATATCCCATATTGCTCATCAGCTAAGCTGTCTTTTTCCTGCATGTGTGCTGGCATCTTCAAGGGTGCttcttaagcatatgcagagtTCATCTCCTTCCTTACTGATTAACTGTAGCCCACTTCCATGCTCTGGAAAATAAGGAACAGAGCTTCTGGGGCATGTGATGTAACTTATTGGTTTGGTTGTTAGAGCCATGTGACCTTGCATTTTGCCCTGCTGTATAATCCAGAATTCTGTGTGGATGGGCCTGATAAAATGCCCTTTCAGAGAAGTGGGAGGGGCTGCCACTTAGCGGCAGAACACACACTTTGTTTGCAGAATGCTGCACCTTTGATTCCTGTCCTAAACTCCAGCAAGcgattgccagtcagtgtcaacagtatTGCACTAGATGGGCTAACTTGGTATGAGGCAACTTATTGTGttcaaaggaacataggaagctgtcttctgctgagtcaggctattggtgcatctagcttagtactgccTACTccagctggcagtggctctccagggtttcagggagggAGCCTTACCTGGGGATGCTGGTGAGGCCTTCTATATgcagacagatgctctaccactgagctgcttcccttccctgagaattcctcttccctttccctccctggcTAATGAGAGTGACTAATTCTGATACGAGCTTTTCCCCACATGCTTCATGAAGCATTCCAGTGGATTAAACAGTATGTCAATCAAATCATCATCTTACCCTTTGGTTCAACACTTAACACAAGATGAATGCTTTAAACTTTATGTCTGCTTCTAAGGTGTACATTTAGTTGCCTTGAGATACTTCATATCTGGTGACCAGggaagcaaataaataataagggAAATAAACTTGGCATGTAAACTCTGGAATTGGCTTCTCCCAAAAGTTGCAGAGATGGATGCCAATTTGGAAAGGGGGACAGACAAATGCTTGGAGGCTACTAACCACCATGGTTAGGTTCTTCCTccgctgtcagaggcagtgtctgggaatcacaagtgggaggtgatgttgcactcaggtcctgcttacaggcttcccagaggtatctggttggccacggtgacaacaggatgcagactagatggacctttggctgcAGACCTCTTCTTATGTTATCATTTTCCTTTGTTGATCCTCAGGTCTGATTACCAAAACACTGCAGCCTTATAAAAACTAGTCACGCACTCAGCCACATAGTTTTCCTAGGAGTGTTGCAAAGTGGATTAAAATAGGAGGCATGTGACTATATAGAGGTGCAGTTTCTTGGAGGAGATTCTCCTCTTAACTCTTCCGTTACATTTCACTCCCTACCGCCAGCCTTGTAACTGGGATCCTTTCATTTGTGTGCAAGCGCAGCCTTCCAGTTCCTTCCCACTTCTAAATTTGCAGCTCCCTGAGCTAGAGAAGTAGAGAAACAGGATTTCCAAAGCGGGGAGGGAAGCCCAAGCTATAATTCATGTCCATCTCTGAGGTTTGATGTGTGGGCCATTCCAAGTGGCTTGTCCACAGCCAAGCCTGCCTCGCACAGTGGTTGTAAGGATCAAATGGTGGGCAGCCCGtgaaagaacaggatgctggactaggtggatcattggactgatcctgcaggctcttcttatgtataTAAGCTCTGAGTTATGGAGGAAAGATCTCCGTAATAATTCCTCTGTCCGTTTCAGGGGTCGAGATGAGGAAGATCACTGATGCTCACACCCCCTCAAGTGACACCGTCAACATGACCCTGTATTATGTCCTCTCCACCacgccctctcccctccttgacCCTCTCATTGGCAgcgaggagagagagaagatggaggCCACCCTGAACTACGCTGACCACTGCTTCAGTGGCCACGCCACAATGCACGCTGAGAACCTCTGGCCGGGCCGGCTCTCAACTGTCCCCCAGATCCTCCAACTCTCAAACTTGTGGAAGCTGACTCTCCAGAAGCGCGGCTGCAGAGGCCTGGTCGCAACGGGGGCCCACGGCTTCATGCAAGGGATGGTGCTCAGCTTTGGCGGGCTCCAGTTCACGGAGAACCACCTCCAGTTCCAGGCCGACCCCGACGTGCTCCACAACAGCTACTCCCTGCGTGGCATCCACTACAACAAGGACCTGATCAACTTGGCCGTCCTGCTGGACTCGGACGGGAAGCCCTTCCTGCATGTCTCGGTCAAGTTCCAGGACAAGCCAGTCAAGCTGTACGCCTGTGAGGGAGGCTGCGCCAATGACCCCATCGAGCTCACGTCGGAGTCACGAGGACACACCTTCCCTGTCATGGTGACGCAGCCCATCACCCCGCTGCTCTACATCTCCACGGACCTGGTCCACCTGCAGGACCTGAGGCACACGCTGCACCTGAAAGCCATCCTGGACCACGAGGAGCACATGGCCAAGCAGTACCCTGGTCTGCCCTTCCTCTTCTGGTTCAGCGTGGCTTCCCTCATCACCCTGTTCCACTTGTTCCTCTTCAAACTCATCTACAACGAGTACTGCGGGCCAGGAGCCAAGCCGCTCTTTCGGAGCAAGGTATAAACCCTCGCCAGCCGGGCCTGCTTCAGATGCCTGATGTTCAGCAGACCGACTCAGCCTCTTGGgttgccttttgtgtgtgtgtaatccatACCCCCCCTCCTGGAGCCAGGAGTTGCGAACGACCTGCAGGTGAGCAGCATCCCTGCATGGAAGGCAACCAGACCTTGCCTGGGAGAGGAGTCTGAacgcttttatttttaattttccaaACTGCAGTGTTGGCTCCTTTACAAGAAAGTATCCGGGGTGTGTGCACGCCAGCAGTTTCTGCTTCATTGGGGTCCCTTGTGGACGGCCTTCACATTAAAACGATCTCCCAGTGGCTATCCCGAAGGTATTTCACCAGTTATAATGCTCTGATCGTGCTGTGTTGCCACCCCAGGACCGTCAATAGAAAGGGGATTTGACCAACTGCTAAGCTAGTATTGAGTGTGTTTGCTGTATAGACATGCACACAATTTCCCTTGAAGGAGATCAGGTGGTGTTAACTGCTCCCTGTAAATTGATCATCTGTGTTGCAGGTGGCCCTGCTGCTAGTCCTAGAGGTAGGAAAGTGTGTGGCGGCTTATTAGATGAGAAGTGCCATGCTCACGGTGCAGTGGAGGTACAGAGGAACCAGTGGAGGAAAACTCCTTTGATTCTAAGTCCTATGGGGAAAGAAGGCTTTCCTTGACAGGTTAAATGTTCAGCGTTTGCCAGGAATCAAATAGCCCAAGAGGCGGTGATGGGGAGGCTTCAGGGAGCAGCCTGCTTTTTCCTCCCTCTGGAGCTGAAATGGCATGTGGGGTTTGAACTTTGCCGCATCCTGCAAGACCTGATGAGGCACTTCGCTTTGGTGCTCTGGATGACACTTGGGAGAGAGGTGTCATCATTAACAGCAACAAAGGCCAGATTTTAGTGTTAAAAACATAGGGGAGAAAAGTGGCAGGTGAGCAGCTCTTtccattcaaaaaacaaaaattacaatccccaccccacccaaataaAGCATGCAACCAAGGGAGAGAAGTGGCTGGAAGTCTTTTGCATATAGTGTGTGTACTACTGGAATCCCGGAAATCCGCAGTGTGCTCTCTTCATCCACTGCTGTGTGTTCAGGGGGTGTGTCCTTTTTACTCCTGGAAGATCGGAGGCCCCTGTTGCCTCTTTTGGGGTTCGTCCCCCCCTCAATGCAGACCTGTTAACCATCAAGCAGCTGGTGCAACCAGCATTGTCGTCACCTGGAAAAAGTTGCTGATGAAGAAGACTCTATTCAGGGTGGGGGTTTGCCTGGGTGCCGCTCAAAGCACTAGCCCCCCTGGGGCCCGCTTGCAGATTCTCAACGCCTGAAAGACAACATCACAGTGAGAGTTCAACGTCTTTCAGGTCGGAGGCCAGGAGGTGGAGCCAAGACtggggagtggggaagagagagacactTTTGAGACTTTGCAAGTCtcgcttggtgccctccagatgttttgaactacatctCCCTGCGTGCTGGATAGGGCTGATTGGTGTTGtattccaaaacacctggaaggcccaAGGCTGGCAAAAGACCTTACCGAgagagaaggtgggagggggtaaGAGTTTGCCTTTCCCTGTAGCGGTGCCATCAGCAGTTTTCTTGCTTAAAACAAAACCTGGAGTTTTTGCACTGCAAAATGTTCAGCTTTAGAGATAGAATCTGTTTGCTAACATTAAATGTTTTTAAGAGCtcctgctctgtgtgtgtgtgtgtgtgtgtgtgtgtgtgcgcgtgtgcacaCCCACCCATCATTCAGGGGGGGGGGCGCAACTGAGTGTCTTTTCTGACTGTGAGCTAAACAATGTAGACTGACACCCTGCGCTATTAACTGAACCAAAAGATCTCTGCGTCTTGAGTGTGTGAATGACTCCGATCTCTCAGCGACCAGCACTGGACAAGACTTCAGCTGAAGAACAAGGAACTTTTTGAAAGCAACATATGCCCTTTTGTGCCTTGGTGGGAGGGTTCATGGGTAGGTGGGGGAAATGAAAATATCTCTGGTAAGAAATTATACTAGCACTTGTGTTTCTTTCCCATCTCTGTCTCTCTTCTGCATCACTCTCTTACAGGGCCGTCAGCTTCCCTTAACATCTACTCTCTTTAGTGGAGAATACTTGAAAATTACATGTTAGCTTGTTATGTTTAGTGTTTATAGGAAATGAATAAAATCccatcttctcccctcccctctctttttttgtttttgttttttggctggTTCCCAATCTAATTCaagatttcccccaccccaccccataattGAATGTTGGCTCATTCTTTAATTTATTGTTGTTAAAAATGTGATGTTGATTCTTTGCACTCACAGTGCTACTCTGCAGAGTGAGTTAACAGCAATTAAGAATGTCTATGTGTTCATCTCTCACAGGTTAACGCTTGTGCTGGTAATGAATTTCTCTGCCTTCTCCGTAAGCATAATGTACAAAATAGTCTACTTTAATTAGCatttggaggaagggggggagaaatAGTTATTGCTCCAAACCTGTTGCAGTGTTCTCTTTTCTAAGCTTCTGGATTGTGGGGAGACATAGACTTTCTGATGATTTGAatgtgatttgttttgtttaaaacacCAAAGGTTTTGAGGttgggtgggttgttttttttcccctAGGAAATAAAAACTTTCCAAATCTATACCTACTGACTCCATcaacattttttatatttttgggggtgggcttttgttttgttttttgcttatttattgcatttatatatcactGTTTTTctccaagtagctcaaggtggcatacatggttctcccctttctcatttaattctcacaacaaccctgtgaggtaggttaggctgagaagcagtgactggcccaagatcacccagtgagcttcatggacgagtggggattgaaccctgaTCTCTGAGGTCCTAGTCCTTACACTCTCACcatgacaccacactggctctcaacagaaACCTAAATAATAATTGTCCGTAACACACCCTAGGGGCCCACACTGCCCCCAATATGCGACAGACCTCTCTGGGCGTTGTCCGGTGTTGCTCTCCCCTGGAATGGACATCAGTCTTCATTCCGGTGTGCTCAGTGACACAGGTCGGATGATCCTGTGCACGCTATTAGCAGAGTCTGCAGTGACGACTGGAAGCGTGAATGTGAGCATTCTTAGATTTATTTTGCAATATTTACAGGGCAAATCATAATGGCGTCTGCTCTCTTCTTCATCAGCAGACGCACAGAGAgaaaaacagttcaaaagcacaacgtAAACGGAAAGAGATAAGACTAACTTCCGTCTTCAGACTTTCCCAGCTCAGGAACGTAAACAGTGACATGTGACTTTCCAGCCACATATCAGCAACGGAGGAGTGATTTGCTAACAATAATTACCATGTCTTCTTCATGTTATAACATCCCTGCTTGGCAGTATctaaaggttttttttcttttttacattttgcAAAATGCTTTTTATTCATCCTGTACTACTAGCTTTAATGTAGGCGGAAGGAGCAGTTTGCTACTGCATTCC contains:
- the KIAA2013 gene encoding uncharacterized protein KIAA2013 homolog, whose translation is MWMQQRLKGLPGLLSSSWARRLLALLGFLLVAYWYLGGAWPRLLPWSSRQPPGGAAGLCLQAETRAWQAWAQQGEARLLPQAPGHPAGSDDASSPPALVGNGYLLLDATANRLWVAASAGKGPAPTLAHATEYAALAQLRPPANAVAEVGAAVAMLKEGAVRWARCVQTGPAASEAAGSGCVTVREELLAHRGRPHLYLQRVAIANPTDRLVAFEVSGPASAASGGNGGGKFITSMEKSGDRQFFLSSGRVLQPVGDKVVLVVVAAKKLVNRVQVAPKSQFDETLLSVVHTSEPVEATRVDEAFGRLREAAKKEMLEVMRMRTEDLVQEHRQAWADLFISGVEMRKITDAHTPSSDTVNMTLYYVLSTTPSPLLDPLIGSEEREKMEATLNYADHCFSGHATMHAENLWPGRLSTVPQILQLSNLWKLTLQKRGCRGLVATGAHGFMQGMVLSFGGLQFTENHLQFQADPDVLHNSYSLRGIHYNKDLINLAVLLDSDGKPFLHVSVKFQDKPVKLYACEGGCANDPIELTSESRGHTFPVMVTQPITPLLYISTDLVHLQDLRHTLHLKAILDHEEHMAKQYPGLPFLFWFSVASLITLFHLFLFKLIYNEYCGPGAKPLFRSKV